TGATAGATCGACTTAAGcgatagagggagggtgaatatcgcgcatttaaaaattattcttttaattttttgaaaccaaaatcgtgcagcggaaataagaaaagagacaagatttttttacttcgttcggagcctaactcgactcctactcgaaggcccgcggtccttgaccgcaccgatgggcaaaacactataatccttctttctgaACTCCTcgaaaagaagtgaatcgtacaagtacagatatataagatagtaacacttctactatcgTATAGAATTAAAGTGCAGTGCAAAAAGTAAAACTATACCGACAAAAGTAGTAGTAAATCGTAGCTCGGTCGACAATCGTATGAAGTTGCTTGCAAAGTTGATGATGACTTATCGCGTGAGCATCTTGCAgaagtacacaggagtcgataAGAAAAGTTCTTATTGCCTCTTACTTTGAGCCTTAATTTATAGGAGtatgaaggttcggtcgaccgatccttcttttcggtcgaccgaaccagcttcgatACCCTCCAGCTggaatctgacgctggctcgaatctctggcattaatttgtctttaaatattcggtcgaccgatcatgcctttcggtcgactgaacagcttccttccctgttcgttgTGATTCTGCCGAGATCATCCTTTAATGCTGAATAAatgtgattggatcggtcgaccgatccccaggttcggttgaccgattagcttatttcctttgctactgatcgatgctgatgatttgttctgtgctgagtcactaaggttcggtcggccgatcttactgttcggtcgaccgatcagtctttgATCGGACTTTGATCTGATCTGTTCTGAGATGTTAGCTGCTTTGTATtgatcttgttcggtcgaccgatccagtcgatCCTGCAACAGAAAGTTAAGCAAAAactatttcctgcaaaacagatgttagaacaGTAGTAATATAATGCAAGATTAATAATATGAAAGACAGTATAACTGTCtttatctcaacttggaaaccttcccgattttttCAGTTgaatcagcgacctaaggttgttcccttcgggaacccgacctcactgtcgctcctccagttgtttacctcaacctacctgccaaacttagatcctccagatctagtttggacttttcacttagctttgatcgactcgccaggactttttccttgatcttaggtcctccagacctctcgatcatactgccaagcttcaggtcctctcgacctccttggacttgcacctaggttccacgatccgctaagatttctcctgcctagcctccaactaggtctttcttggttgagtaaacatcctgcacactcagtcaacttgttagatcataacaagacttaacttgaatctttgacaacatcaaaactcaggtttgattctggtgtgaCTTGCACCAACAAAAGGGataaatagtattattttaatGAGATCCCAAAAAAGAATGACACTTTTATTTTTGTTGATGTAGGAAATACCAGGTGTGTTTGATTTAAATTATCAtgtataattttgattatgtgattaccaagtaatcacataaccaaaattatagagaataaaatataactaaatgttgtttggttcaacgtagataatgtaacaaaaacttatttgtttgaagattttaatgaataatctagtttcatattttactatattacccttagttacaaaaccaaccatatattattattattattattattattattattcatcaaactctatggttttttatttttcctttttcacatttttatttttctcttattcgagggtattttgggtaaattttttttgttaatcccgaaatcaagaaaaacctcagttttttgaggttttccgatttcaggttgcatgtcccttttgctgacatgtcgagcatgaaacattactcgggaatcattgattacctaaaccaaatagggtttTCGCTGATAACCTTGGATTGATaatcaaggttatcaaggataacccccaaccaaacgcacccGGTATTCACAGTCGTGGAACCTCTTCACGAGCTCCTTTGTTACCACATCTACGACATGTTAAAAGTAAAAAACCTCATACTTCTCTccactaaaaaaaaaatctctcagcAACTTCGTCATATActattgacgatagaattcacacatattattaatgatagcatatgatatatataaataccagtacaagtgaaaataggaaaatacataaattaggaaaacagtaagtatttcctaataataataattctctaataacttggaaacaaataactattttttaataaaaattattccctaataactaggaaataaataactatttacttataataattatttcctaatacgcTCTCTCAAGATGGTGTCCCAGAAATGACATCAATCTTGTTACAAATAGCAAACAGCCGAGGTCGAGAAAGTGACTTGGTAAGTGCATCAGGGAACTGATCCTCAGCAGAAATATGAGTAACTCGTACTTCGGAGGTCCAAATTATCAGTGAAAAGCACAGCAGGCGTGGTAACCGGAAGAAGTCGATTTGTCAAAAGTAacttaatccattggatctcagATGCCGCAAAAGCAATGACGCGATATTTAGCCTCAGTCGAAGAGCACGCAATCGTGCGTTGTTTGGAAGGTGAatcaggagtatttgtgagagatagcCAGCGAGTGATGTCGTCAGCGACAACCATTGTAAAAGGCGCTCGATCGGTATTCTTTCAGAACAAAATCTACCAGTGTGATCAACGAAACGACGATTTGTTGAACTTTGCCTTTGATGAAAGAAGACAATAACTAGAAGGAGACGAGGTGTTGTTGTTTGAAGGCTGGAATCTGACTTGTCATCGGAATAAGAGTAGCAGAGAGAGAAGGCTGCATTTTGGTGGCTGCATATGCTAGAGCATATGTAGAAAATCTGCTATTGAACAAAACTTGGAAAAAAAAACTTGCTATTTGACCTATTAGAAGATGGCTAAAACAATACTCATGAAGGAAAGACCGCTGTAATGCGGCTGTTgcttaaaaaaaacaaacaaacaaaggagaggaggaagaaaaggatgaAATTTGgtgtctttaaacttaagaaaaaagataataatattgctCATGCTATGAGAAAaaacaagaagagaaagagaaaagaggaggAATTGAACCTCGCTATTAATGGATTTTttgaaagaagaaaataaaattactATACGGTGGAAAAGAGGAAGTcagaaaagagattttttttaggACAAAAAAACGTAAGAAAGGAAAATAggggagaaagaagattctaagaaagctaaagagATCACAGAAGCGGCAGGACAGAAAGCCTAAGAAAAGGCGACACCAATGAAGGAGGTGTCACAGGATGGACTTGAACCCGTGAAGGAGAAAGCGAAGGAAGCGGTGGAGTCGCTAAATTTGTAgtgaaaggggggggggggttggtgATACAAGGATGTCGGCGGCGGAGGGACAACAAGAACTTTTTTTTTTGACGCCGATAAGGGCGATGGTGGGTTGCCTTTGGACGACGACGCCTCCTCTAGCTGCAGCAATAGGTGAACAGTAGATAAGATGCGACAGCGGCGAATCCCGTTGGCGTCAGCGgcagaggaaggagaagaaagctattttttttttttggaaccgTGAGAAAAAGAAATgcggaagagaggagaaaaagaaagaaattttttttaaaaaagattgttGTTAAGTTTAACGCTCTATATCATATTGATAATAGAattcacacatattattaatgataacatatggtatatataaatactgaaaataagaaaatacataaattaagAAAACAATAATTACtgcataataataattattctctaataattaggaaacaaataactattttctaataataattattccctaataattaggaaataaataattatttacttatatatttctcattatatatatttctcttcctctcttttatattttaaattatatataattaaatttttataaaatttaaatttataaattaacaaCTAAATAATGTTACCTAactttcttttaatattttaatatttttatttatttaaacagaaataaaaaaaatacgaaAAAGTAACTCCTTGAATTAGGAGCCGCTTTCTAGAAATCAACGAAAGAGCTCCCTCCTATTATGGGAGGGAGCTCCTTCAGAGCATCTATGTCAGGAGCTCCCACTGTGGATGTTCTAATCGAATTTATCTTTTAATGTTGTCaaatgttcaagttaagtctCGTTATTATTTGATAAATTAATTTAGTATGCAGAATACTCAACTCGGAAAGCTCTAGTAGTTCAGTTGGACCCGATACTAGGCAAGCGAAGTCTCAACAGATTGTAGAACCAGATAGGTAATCCAGATGGGTCGAGTGAATCTAACATCTGGCAAGTGAACTTGATAGGTCTAGAGGATCCAACATCGAGTCAAGTGGTAGTTCTAGCAGCCGATCCAATTTTGAGCGgttaagtccaaataggtctgaagGACCCAATCTTTGATAAATGAGTTGGGGTAACCTACTAGAGAGAGTACAGTGAGGTCGTGTCTTGGTAAGGGACAAACTTAAGGCGCTAATCCAATTAAAGAAATCGACGAAGATTTTTAAGTTGAGATTAGGACCGTCCATACTGTCTtacttatattttgatatatCTATTTAACTCTATTTTAAAGGATCATTATTATTATATATCtgtgttaactctgttttgcagataaAATGCAATTCTAGGTTGActaatgttcggtcgaccgaacaaacgATGTGGTAGAACAATTCAAAACTCGCAAACTTGGTAAACTGCAGGATTAGTCGATCGAACTATAAACGGAATTATAGATGATCATATCGAATCCTCCTTAGAATGGAAACTAGAGAATCAGTCAACTATTAAGCTTGATCAATCGATCAAACACTGAAAATCACAGGATCAGACGATTCAAATCATTACATAAAAGGAAGGCACAGAATTCAGTCGATCGATAGATAGATAAGTCGACTGAAATCCGTCAACTTAATAATTTTTCAATCGACCTAACGatacctataaaagaaggccttgaGCACTGAGCCGAGTAAAATTCTTTGACCTTTGATTCATTATACTCCTGCTGCTACTCTTTGTGCAAGTGCAAGTACCTTGTCTCCGAAAAACTCTCCAACAACTAAGCTTGATCTTCATAATTATTATTGTTGGTAATCTTACTTTATTATACTTATAATTCCATTGTATTCATAATTATACAAAAAATTCATATTAGATTATCTATCGGAAATGATCGTGAAATTTGAAGTAGTAGTTAGTCGAACTACAAACTAAGTAAATCGAACGTGTATATGTGTCTATTATTTTTTACTCCTGTtgtactttgatttgattttataagacaaagaaagaaaaaatttcGAAACGAACGAGATTCACTCCGCTTGCTCTCTCTTTTCTTTCACAATCCAACcgtttttccttttataattaatttttaactacaAACTTTTATTTGTTAATTTTCCAATAATCAATTTTAAATAAAACATGCAATTGTCTGATAGATAATGTATATGATTTTCTCGGACACCCCCTCCCGCGGGGAGTGTTGCACCTGTTAATTACATACAGAATTAACTTATTGCCAATTTTAATGAATTACCTTATTAAGATTTTTGGTTAATCAATTTGATAATTTTGGAGGGCATTTTTGATACAATGAGCGAGCCTTGTATGCGCAATTTCCAATAGGAGGGTTTGTTCTTTTACATTATTTTATTGGTCGGGGTCGATTTGAATGTTTGCTCGACCAAAGTTACCAATAAGCCGACGATGCATGACATGACTCACATCCACGTATGGTTCAAAATGACTGGTCAGTCGTGTGGGGCTTCTGGCACCGCGTATGATCATTTGCTAAAAATGACCACGCATTTCCCCCGGGTATCTTTGGGTAACAAGCTTGGGGTAAGATTATAAACATTAGGTAAAGTATTCCTTCCATCACGCCTCGGAAGGGACTTTGGTCGGGGATCTTGCCGAGGTCAGAGAGACATGACGGCGCCTTCGCCTCCTCTAGCCACTGGCTTCGGCCGCTTCCCCAGCTTCTTCTGCTGGCCATCCGCCCGATCTCCACACCACCTCCTTACGCCGCCAATTGCCAAAAGCATCACTGCATCTCCCAGTAGAGGAAGAGTAATCTGCAACAGCAGCAGCGGCGACAGGACACCTACTTCTGGTTCAGGTGAACCTTCCCCGTTTCCaaatccctttctttctttccctctttctctctttctctctttcttttgtaGATTacttgattttttattttctttgattaataacaatattttgtttcctttctcTAAAGTAATATTTCCCATACCGTGAATCTGCAGTAAATTAAATAACCGTAATTGTTACCCAGGTATTGTATTATAGATTAAAAAAATCAGTCGTTCAGAAAAAAATGATGGTCGAGTAGATTTTCAAAAAGCTGATCATTGTGTTGTCCaatatttaaaatcattgtctTGTGCAAAATAAGGACATAAAAGAACCAAGTTATTGTAATCTTGTTtgtgatatttttgtattttacgTCATACTTCGCCAACTGGTGATGTGGGCCATAATTTTTGTTCTTTAATCACTTCAATATTCGTTATCCCTGCAGTGACATTACAGCTATATCACAATATGTTAAATCTGACCAATGATCTTTATATCTCTTAGGTGATAATGATAGTAAAGTAGTTCTGGATGCATTTTTCTTGGGCAAAGCATTTGCAGAGGCTGTAAATGAAAGAATAGAGTCTACTGTAGGAGAAATCCTTAGTATGGTTGGTCAATGGCAAGCTGAGCAACAAAAAGAAGTTCAAGACTTTCAGGTTAATACATGACCAATATGAAAATGTTACCTTTTTACAATGATTTTATTACATTTTCTACTTAATTCTGCTGTGAATTTGTTTTTATCATGTTACGGGGAAATTGTCATGAAATCTAATATATGCTAGACGAAAATGATTACTATCATCTTGGAAGTTATTTAAAAGATTTATTTACAAACTGTTATTATTGAAGTCTTAAAAATATGTGATCAACCAGGGTGCCATTCCACTTGATGACAGTGTATAAAATGGCAATCAAAACTATAATAGCAATAAATAACTTAAGATAAACAAGAGTTGttcaatttataaatatatacaacaagaatatacaatattaaaatgtcAAACGGAGAGAATGAACGGTACCAAGTAAACTAAATCATGTATTCAACACACTATACAATTGTTGAAACCAATTGTTGAAACCAACTCAATCCTCAAAATCAACCTTTAGTTGCAATACTAAAGGCCAAGGAAAAATAGTCTGTAAACACAAATTAGTAAGTGGGTATAAGAAATATATGTATCaatttagttttgattaaaaGTTCAAGATATCATTTAAGTCATAATTTGTATTACAACTTTATCTTTCCCATTTCGGGgtctttattttaatataaactcaattttattattaattttttgctTATTTATCACCAATTAATTTATCAATTATTTCTCTTATTTAACACTATCTTTTGTTACAAATTGATTTACTTTTAATCATCACTTTCTAATCATCACTGGTAAATCTTATTAAGAGGTTAATCACTAGATTCAAATCCTCATAGAATAAATAATATCATCTCATAAATGGGTTAAAGACGTCAACTATGATATACAACTATATAGTTCTATCGTACCCGTGGGGCCGACGATACTGGGCCGCTTGGGGTGTGCGATATCACCTTTTTGCTCCTATATAGTGCTATCGTTCAAATAAATAGTGACTATAGATGACAACACGCTACCACATCTCCAAGTGGGTAATCATATCCTTTAATAAAAAGGTAGGATCAAAGTTTATACTCCTAAGTAATTTTTCTTCATTTATAATACTAGTTGTTTGACTTTAGGTCTTTACACCACAACTATTCTATTTTGGTTTATATCTTATTGGTTAGTTTGAGGGACTAATGTAAATCACCTTTTTAATGAAGATTGTGCTAATTTGATTATATATTAGCATATAGTCTTCAATTAAGGGGCGTACAATA
This genomic stretch from Zingiber officinale cultivar Zhangliang chromosome 7A, Zo_v1.1, whole genome shotgun sequence harbors:
- the LOC121999608 gene encoding uncharacterized protein LOC121999608, with protein sequence MTAPSPPLATGFGRFPSFFCWPSARSPHHLLTPPIAKSITASPSRGRVICNSSSGDRTPTSGSGDNDSKVVLDAFFLGKAFAEAVNERIESTVGEILSMVGQWQAEQQKEVQDFQVNT